The sequence below is a genomic window from Equus caballus isolate H_3958 breed thoroughbred chromosome 11, TB-T2T, whole genome shotgun sequence.
CAGGAGCCTTAAAGGGAGGAGAGACTCTGGGCACCCCGtgtggggaggggcccagggtgAGCCCGCGCCTCAGGAGGAGCTGACCTCGTCCTCACTTTCTGCCCCAGACACTgcccctccgcccgcccgcctccTCCCCCCAGGCTCCTGTCCTGCCACCCTGACCCCGCAAAACACACCATGTGCCCAAGTGCAGCCTCCTGTGCCTTGCCTGGTGTCTGACATGGTCCCCCGGCTCTCCCCCGGGTGGTCCCGGCAGCCTGGTCCCACCTGCAcccccctcccctgcttcctAGGGCTCGCAAACATTTGCACTGTGTGCAGCCTGCAACCAGGAATCCTACTGGCACCCTGTCCTTGGAAACCCATTCGCATTCTCCAAGCCTGGTCAGCTGCCTGCGCAGCTCAGAGGTGCCACCAGCCCAGTTAGCAGTGCTCAGAGATTTGCCCATCACCTTGACACTGGCTGAACCATCTTAACTGGAACATCGCCTCTCCCTTCCACTTATTATTTCCCCAAACTTGTTGCCTTACACTAGATACATGCAAATGTACGTTTTAAACACACCAAAATGGAACATGCCAAATGAGTGCCTTTCCGAGGCTGGCAGGGGCTGGGAGCGGGAGTCTGCCCTCCCTCCTCGTGTTGCCTGCGGCCcctcagcccagggccaggcctcccggCTGAGGGCCAGGGGACGCTGGCTGTCCACAGCACTTTTTCATGATGTCCTGAAAGAAGTCACAGTGTGTGGAACTGAAGGAGGATCAGGAATTTAGGGTGTAATCACGGTAATGCTTCCGGGGTGCCAAGGGGAAAGAAAGCAGGAGGACACAGTGATCGGATGCAATGAAGTGTTTCTCTTGATTTAATTAAATGCAGTTTTATGGTTTGGTGCGTATATTCCTATTTTCCATTAAATTAACTTTATTTCTAAAGCATATTTTGATTTACCATCAAGAGCAATAAAGcattaaatcttatttttaaaggtGTTCTGCTTACCTGTAATTGAAAACTATACCCATAATTGTGAAATTTTAGCTTGTGTAAAATCAAGCGTTATCCCAGAGGATGGAAGAAAGCATTAGTCACAAATAAGGTAAAAGGGAAGATAATTTCTCTGAGGTTTTTGAACTGAAATATTAACTAGGGAGCGAGAAGAGAGCTAGGGGGTGGGCGGAGGCAGTGGAGTGAAATTCCAATGTTTTCTCCCCCCACGTTGAGGCCTGTGCGATGGACTCGAAGCCCAGTGCCTTCATGTTTACTGAAATCAAAGCACATTGATGTCAAAGGCTCACATTCCTACGGCTGCAGCTGGGGCAGGGTCTGCATGAAGGGGGGACCAGTCAGCCTCTCCCCATGTTGGCTGGGGGGGACAGTGGGAGTGGCAGGAGAATGAGCTAGCGAGCAATCGACCTCACGGTGGGATGGGGGGCTGCAGGCAGGCAAGGCAAGGCCAGGCCTTGTGAGATGATCAGGCACTCCCAGCACCCAAGGGCCTTGCGGCCACAGGATGCTGCCGGGTCACTGGTCATTGGCAGAAAAGAGCTTCTGTGACTCAGACCAAGGGAGATGCCCTGAGGAGAGCGAGCGGCCCTGATCCCAAGGCTGGCGGCTCCCACAGTGCATCCTGAGCAGAAATGCCTTCCCAGTGTCCAGGGGGCAGCTCCAGAATGTGGGGCACAAGCCGGGGGAGGATGGAGTCCACACTGCCCTAGTCCCTGAGGCTTAGGCTGCTAGCGTGAGTGGGCACAGACCACTGGCAACACAGCCGGTAGGGGGCCCCACCCTGGCCACAATTATGGGCTGGGGTAGCTGCTGCTCTGGAAGCCCCAGGGCTGGATTTCTCTCTTGGAAAACTGCTCAAACTGGCAGGGTTAGGCCACGTGGACACCAGTCCACTCCTGCTGGCCTAGGAGCCTCTGGGCAGCAAGCACTGAGCAGAGCCAGGCCCAGGACGCATGGGGGCAGCAGCCTTGGAGCCAAGCTCCACAAACAGTCTAAGGCCTGGTGCCGCCTGGCAGGCGGTCTCAGTCACCCAGCTCTGCCAAGCTAGGGGAGCCTTTGGGGAGCAGCCCCTGCCCCCGCCCAGCAGCTAAACCAGAGTGGACTTAACCTGCGCTTCCCTCCTAATCACCTTAGCATTCACACACGCGCTCGTTCAGCCCTCTCCCCTaaccctgccctcctccctgctcctctcccctcccccattacACAAATCCAATTATGTTCCGAGTGCAGGAATCATTTACAAAAGGGGCCCCCAGCCTGCTCATGAATGACGTGCCCACAAAAGAGGTCTATGTAATGGATGATCAGTGCATTTTATTTAATCAGCAcagtacaaaaataaataaaaataagggaagGGGAATTAAATTACAGCCAAACTGAGCTTCATGACCTTGTCAGATTATAAACCACACATACTTACAAACACACTACATACATACAAAATGagacaaatataaattaatattaacaATACCCACAGTTTGGTCAAAGAATAGCTACAGAAGAAATTGCACTAAAAAACCAACATACATCGCACGTGTGTAATTAGCAGTTTCAAATATACAGCTATGAATAATTCCGAGTGAAAAAAATggcacattttcttttcattgcaagTTTAACAACTGTTGGAACAAAACTAAATTCTAATAACTGCATGGAAAGAATATATCAACCCTTCAGGTttacaagaaagagagaaaaaccaaatCCTGAACTATTATTCCTGTGACTTGTTCTGTGCACGGGTGTAATTTTCACAGCCATCTGttctaagattatttttcttaagaCACAAAATGCTCCTGGTTTGCATGCACAATATCACTGTAAAAGCAACAATTAAAGAATAAagggggtttttttttgtaggttagttttttttcatttttttattgttgctcTAAAAGTAGTCTTCATAGCAGCATGTCAAATGGGTTCATTGCTTGCACACTCAAGTATCTGAGTTCCTTTACACAATACTGATGACCAGTgcaaggggagggaggagcacaTGACAGGCTTCACATTGATGGAACTAGAGAGTTATTTTCTTAGTCCCCAACCATTCCTGAAATTTGCACCTcctccaagaaataaaaaaataaatatggagaaagagaaggaaacacacaGAACTGGAATCCTGTGGATGAGACTCAGCTGCACAGCTTCAGGCCAAGTTCAGGCAGGCGAGCGAGTGACTAAGACACGCGCCCCTCCTCCTGAGACTCAGCACCCGAACCTCCCTCTTCCATGCCGCCAGGGCCCGCCGCCCCCACGGGCCTCCTACCTCAGGTCACACGTGGCAGCAGGATCTGAACAGACAGGCTGTGTGACAGCTCCCGCAGAGAAGAGCGCTGCGGGGAAGTCTGTGCCAGCAGCCGCAGGTTCCTTCCAGCTCCGCATCAGATTATCCGGCAGTCCCGGGAATGGCTCAGCATGGGCCTCGAGGCACAGCTGGGGCGAGTGCTCCCCGGCACAGGCAGGCCCTCTTCCTCATATCTGGGAATACCACAGGCCGGCAGGCTCTGCTCCAGGCCTCATAAACCGGGACCTCAATTTCacagctttctcttttttatgtgaATTTCAGTAGTGCTTGTGCTGAAATCGGCAGCCACCTGGACCCTAACCCTATGTAAAACTACCCTCTgtcccccctgcccccccaaTTCCAGCACTCCCAGGGGGATTGGGACTAGAAGAGAGAATTCTCTGTAGCATCTTCACATTGGTCTTTGTTCCCCAAAGCCGGAGTGATGGGCCATGGAGGAAGACTTGCTCCCTTCTCTTGGTCCTCTCCCAAGTCCCAAGCCACCAATCTgggagaattagaaagaaaattgatTAAGTACACATCATGTGTTTTTACAGCCACTAGGGAAAAGTGGAAACCAAAACCAGCAGCTGCAAATGCTCAGTTGTGGAATCAGCAGGCTTCCAGAGCCATGAGGAGTTTGGTACTCCCAGCTTGTAATTGTCTCCAAGATGCAGCTGTCTCACTGGGCCTTGCAGGGCAAGGCTTCATCTTCAGAAGAAACTGAACTGTTTGGAAACAGCTTTGAATgaacagggctgggggcaggggaacaTCATTACCACATCACCCTGATCCCTGACATCACCCCCTAGCTCTGCAGGACATGTCATGTGCACCAGCAAGAGGCCTTAGCCCTTTGGTGGGCACCGGCTGGGTCTCAGGCATGGCACCCCCACCTGCCCAGAAGGCAGGCTGTTGAGAATGGGCACCCGCAGCTGTCCTGGCCTTTGCCACAGGGTGAGTAAGCTGCATTAGTCAAATGACAATTCACCCAGGAAAGGAGTTGTCCCCAGCTTCTCCCCACCCCTTTAGCTGGGACCCCAAATGAAAGAACTTAATGAGTCAAACCAGCTCATTAACCAACACTACCAACAGGGCTAGGAGCAGGGGACAagagggccgggccgggccggggggcaAGTTCCATGTCTCCACTAAAGGAAAGCCCTTctccctaaaaaagaaaaaagagcaaaccAGGGTCGCGCGTGGTCAAACGGCAGGACACAATCTTTGCACCAGGCCGGCTTCTCCTCCATTGAAGAGGTTGTCCCAGGGCGGTGGGCATCCCGCCTCACAAGCCCACGCGGCTCAGTCAGGGTGGCTGGCTCCAGGGGCCTCTGGGAGAACGGACGACCCAAAATAGGAACCAGAAAAGGGCCTCCAACCAGAAATGCCAATTCCTCCCTGGGCTAACTGGCCGGAGACCCCTCTCCAGCTCCCACGCAGGAAGCAGCCGACAGCCTCACCTGCCCTGGTCCAGCAAGGGCACAGGTAGCAGAAGCAGGTCAGTCCTTTGAACTCCCCAGAGTGAGAGGTCAGGAGCCTGGGTGGCTCTGAATACATCTTCTTGGTTTTGCACAAGGTTCGGGAGTTCAAAAGCGCCCAGAGTTCTTGGCAGGGCTGAAGAAAACCCCAAGGAGAGAAGGTGGGAAGGGCGAGGCCCTTGGTGGCTTTGCTAGACACATACTGTACACGAAATCTGATttgtttaataataaatttttaaaaatggattaaatccTTGAGCCATGATGCGGGCTATAGGGGCTCACCGATCGAGTCCTAGAAGGAGCCGCTTCTTGTCCTCCTGGCCACTCTCGTTCTTCAGGTCGGAGAACACCTGTGTGAAGTAGTGTGGGTCGGCATTGATCTGCAGCATCTTGGAGCTCATGAGGTTGATGACGGAGAGGCAGCGGTCCCAAAAGGCCTCCTTGCAGCTCTCCACCAGGAAGGGCTTGAGCGGGTAGGAGATCTCGTTGCCCATGTAGGAGTAGGAGAGGTACAGGCAGGTCAGCAGGACAGCCTGGAGCTCGTGGTCGGAGCCCACCTCAGAGGAGATGACATCCCTGCAGAGCATGTAGAGGAAGACCACGTTGGCCGGCGTGATGAAGCCCTGGTCCTGCCAGCCCTGCAGAAGCAGCGAGCGGTCCACGCTGCGCAGCCAGAGCACAGGGTCCGTGGGGGAGAGGTGCTTCAGGCGGTAGCACCGGCGGCAGAGAAACTCGCCCAGACAGCGCAGCAGCTCGCTGGTGGACGCCTGGACGATGACCCGTTTGGGCGTCCCTGCGGAGGTGACAGCAGGGTGCGGGGCCTTCTTGACGGAAGAAGAGACCCCGGTCTGGGAGCCCGAGAGCTGGCTGGCAGGGGGTGCGGGCGGCTGGGCCGGTGGGGGCTGGGCGAACGTGGACAGGTTGGCGCACGACAGCGACTTCTTCAGGTTCTCATTGTTGAGGTGCGTGATGTTGCTCTGGTAGCTGCTGTTGGGCTGCACCTTCTTGGAGTTCTTCTTCTTGGCCGACACGGCCACGATCCTCTTCCAAGGCAGCACGGAGATGAGGGAGTGTCGCTTCAGGTTCTTGTCCTTGGCGTTCTTGCTGTTCTGCACGGCCGTGTAGTGGCCCACCGTGGCCGCGCCATCCTCAAAGAGCGTGGCCTTCCGGTAGCTGGGGGACAGGGACAGCACCGTGCCCATGGTGCCGCTGCGCGCCGGGCGGGGGCCCGCGCCCCTGCGCGCCCAGCCCGGCGGCCGGAGGGAGGACGCGGCTCAGCGAGCCCGCGGCGGCCCCGGGGAGGAGGCGGGGGCGCTCCCGGGGGCGCGTGCTGCCCCTTCGGATCTGTGTGGAAAACAAGATGGTTCTCAGCACCAAGCGGGGCTCGCGCCGCGCTCCTCCGCCCGGGCCTCGGCGGCCCTCGCCGCCTTGGACCCGGCCCCGGCCCGGGCCTTCCCCGGGCTCTGCggccccgcccgcgcccccgcGCCGCAGCCCGGCCGCCCGCACTGCAAcacccccgcccgccgccgccgctgcggTCCGGATGGCCGCGGGAGGGCCCCCGCCTCAGCCCCgcgcggccccggccccggctccCCGCGCGGCGGCAGCTTTGGGGCGCCGGCTTACCGGGCAGGCGGCGGCTGCTGCGCTCCGCGCCCTCCGCAATGCGCGCCGCGGCTCGGCGGCGctcggcggggctcggcggggctcgcgcgcggcggcggcggcggcggcggctccggaGCTTCTGTCCAAGGTTCTGCAGgcgccgcggccccgccccccgcccggccGCCTTCGCCGCCGCCGCGCTCCCGCTCCCGCTCCCGCCCCGGCGCGCACCTCAGCGGCCTCCCTCTCCGGGGCGCGCGCGCGGTCCCGCGCCGGCGCGGGCGGGCCTGGTCCCGCCGGGGAGCCGGGGCCGCTGCCGTCCTCAGCACGAGCGTCGCGCGGTGCGGGCAGGGACGCGGCCGCGAGCCCGAGGCGCCTCTACTCGCCGCGCCCCATCCAGGAGCGGGACTCGCGGCGGCGGCGGGTACTCGcggcgccggccccgccccgccgcccggggccgcccccacGCACTGCTCGCCGCCCGCTCTGCGCCGCCGCGCCAGCAGCAGCCCGGCCGCGTGAGAGCCCCGGGCGCCCGGCGCCGCCGAGTTCGGGCGAGTAGGGAgcgccggggcggggcggggccgagggccgaccccgcccgccgccccgcccaGACACGTGCTGCCTTTGTTCCCGCCGCGGCGCCCACGGCGGCCGGCCGCGGGGGCGCTCTCGGTCGCGTCCCAGCCCTGGCGATGCGCGGCTCGCCCGAGCTCCGCGAGAAGCCATCCACGGAGGCCAGGCCCCGAGCTGCCTCCTTCCATTTAACATCCTCGTCCTCCGGGAAAGAAGCTAGGGAGCTCGGGGAGGAAGGCGGGGAGAGGCGAAGCCTTTGCTGAGGCGGCCTGAGTGCCATGCGCATCCCGAGCCGACTGTCCCATCGGTTTTAGTGCCTTCCCCTCTGGGACCTCCATTCCCCCATCCCAGGGAAATGCCCATGGCCCGGCTCGGTGTCAGAAATCCAGGCCAGAGAGGCATAGCCAATTCTGGGCCGTCGCACAAACAGCGACTGGCTTTCCCACACCACACCTGGGACAAGGTCCTGAGGACCCTGGCTCTGTGGCTACCCCAGGGATGAGCCAATACTGAGCCCATCAACAACGTGACTTCGAAAATTTCCACTCGCCCGCTTATCTGTTATAGTTAAACTGAAGCAACTGCTTGTCCAACCAGCCTCTGATCgctaatttaaatgtttttcatgcCACACGGATAATTTGAAGACGTGTTGTTAGTAAAATTCTGGTTCTAGTAACTGTTCTCAGACAAGAATCTAGATCCTTCACAAAGgccatttttcatttgttattcttttagtTTGGTTCTGGAGACTGATTCAGATTTGACCACAAAGCTGGGAAACAGGAGACTCAAACCCTATCTTAATCCAAATTATCACCTCTGGACCTAGTGACGAGGAAGTGGGAATCCAGAGAAGAGTGGAGTGCCAATCCGGACTCCAGACCACAGCATCACACTAGGCTGTCAATCTgtgccagctctgcctcctgccctaaacaaacagaaagagaaatctggCATCATTCAGAACAATGCTACTATCGTCAGAAAGTACTAGAATTTGCTTATGTACTACCCAGAGATTTCTCCATCAAGAGCGGCAGTTGAAAGCTTTAGGGACCTTGGTGACCATACAGTAGAACACGCATTGCTCTGCACGAGGGCTGCTGCTTCCACAGCCCTTCAGAAACATCCACAGCAGCTGTCACCTTAATTTAGATGATGAAGGCAGACTCCCCTCTCGGAATGTTCCTCAGTGGACAACCCCTACCTGCTGTTCAAACAGAGCTGTCCTCAACCCCACTTCTTTATAGTAAGAAGCTCTGAGACGTAATCTCCTCCACGTCCCCTGGACCAATGACTCTCTTCCTCTCTAAGGCAGAGCTGAACCCCAGCCGTTTTTCCTCCAGCCCCTAGGGGAAAGACCCAGCTCTTGAGGTGGCCCATGTCCACCTTGCATTTTCTCAAGGTCCCCTTCAGATTCTAGTGTTGAGCAAAGGTTAAATACTTTCCATTTCCCAAAATATGCCTAGATTTCTAAGCCTGTAATCCACCCTTACAACTATCTGGACCCACCCTGTTACCTGTGCCTATGAATTTCAATTCTAGCTAATTCCAGTCCATGGTGGATAGCACCAAGCTCTACTTCACCCCAGCCCATTTCCCAGGCCAAAGAAGCATGTTTGCCTGGGCCTTTTCCAGCCTGGCAGCACTCAGGTGTCCTCTCCTGCCTTCGCCCAGCCAGCCTTCCCCTTGCACCTTCAAAAAGAGCTCTTGGCAAAACTACCCTAACCTCCTCACACTTGTCAAAAGCAGAGTCATGTTTGCAGCAGAGCGTGAATAGGACAGTGCTGCCAGGCCACTGCTGTTGTGACTGAGGGAAGGGCTTGTCCTGAACCCCTATCTACCCATGCTGTGCCTGTTTCAACCCACCACTACCACCCTCAAGCTCTCATCACTGCTCCAACTGCAAAGCAAAGAAGGGGCAATAAATAATCTGCCAGAAATGGCAGAATCAAGGACCCAGAAGGCAGACCCAGCTGAATGATGCAGAGCTGTTTTCTTCCCAGTCTTCATCAGAGAATTGCAGGGAGGCCCTCTAAATCCCACCCCCATCAATCAGCCTATTTATCTTATCTTGAGCTTCGGAAGAGCCAGCCTGCTTGTTATCTGTGCCGCTGGGCCGGGATGCCCATGTATCATCGGAGAGTCCCCGTCCTCTGCATGCCTGCCTTCCCATTCCACCCCAAGGAAGGGAGGCCAAGGCCCCAGCCAGTAGCTTCCAGACAGTGTTCCAAATAAAGCAGGGCCGAGCCCTGGCTCCTGAGGAAG
It includes:
- the CDK5R1 gene encoding cyclin-dependent kinase 5 activator 1: MGTVLSLSPSYRKATLFEDGAATVGHYTAVQNSKNAKDKNLKRHSLISVLPWKRIVAVSAKKKNSKKVQPNSSYQSNITHLNNENLKKSLSCANLSTFAQPPPAQPPAPPASQLSGSQTGVSSSVKKAPHPAVTSAGTPKRVIVQASTSELLRCLGEFLCRRCYRLKHLSPTDPVLWLRSVDRSLLLQGWQDQGFITPANVVFLYMLCRDVISSEVGSDHELQAVLLTCLYLSYSYMGNEISYPLKPFLVESCKEAFWDRCLSVINLMSSKMLQINADPHYFTQVFSDLKNESGQEDKKRLLLGLDR